tgcgaaggtttcccattttttgatttttttgaattttttatgctcgtttcaaaatgcggtcaaaacggcgggaatgaccgttcctagctagtggttgaatcttagaatttttttggtgtttctctgattaaatagatacttatgtacctagaaatgatttttggaaaaaataaagagcaaattacaaggcagctacagttcaaatttgacccgcttccaactgaatcggcggaaatttatctttttcacgagaggtgcatcaaaactttttacacccaaccatttggtcaattctgcattaaatatggcctagtattttagaaaaatgatttggtccaattttgcaacaattatttggtaggttcttcacaaaaaaacctccttttgggcactcgaaaaatggaaaatggtttttccgtccaaagaaaatgaaaacttccttaggctatattgttttccattccaatatgcacccatgtgcacaatatgagatcatttgaacaaactatgccatgaatgtggccataagattgatcatttggcttgaaagccattgatctccacacgtgatagctcgtttctgagaacacttttttaaaataattgccgtattacaagttttttatttttcctgggaacttggccacatataatgacacaatgcaaaggtttcccaattatttgatttttttgaattttttatgcccgtttcaaaatgcggtcaaaacggcgggaatgactgttcctagctagtggttgaatctcggaattttttttggtgtttctctgattaaatagatacttatgtacctagaaatgatttaaaaaaaaaataaagacaaactataaggcagctacaattcaaatttgacccgcttccaactgaatcggcgcaaatttgtctttttcatgagaggtggataaaaactttttacacccaaccatttggtcaattgtgcattaaatatggcctagtattttagaaaaatgatttggtccaattttgcaacaattatttgggaggtccttcacaaaaaaccctccttttgggcactcgaaaaatggaaaatggtttttccgtccaaagaaaatgaaaccttccttaggcaacattgtttgccattccaatatgcacccttgtgcacaatatgagatcatttgaataaactatgccatgaatgtggccataagattgatcatttggcttgaaagccattgatctccacacgtgatagctcgtttctgagaacactttttaaaaataattgtcgtattacaagtttgttatttttcctgggaacttggccacatataatgacacaatacgaaggtttcccaattttttattttttttattttttatgctcgtttcaaaatgcggtcaaaatggcgggaatgaccgttcctagctagtggttgaatcttggaatttttttggtgtttctctgattaaataatTACTTATGTACCtcgaaatgatttttggaaaaaataaagagcaaactacaaggcagctacagttcaaatttgacccactTCCAGCTGAATCGGTGAAAATTTGtatttttcacgagaggtggatcaaaactttttacacccaaccatttggtcaattgtgcattaaatatggcctactattttagaaaaatgatttggtccaattttgcaacaattatttgggaggtccttcacaaaaaaacctccttttgggcactcgaaaaatggaaaatgggcaCTTGAAAAACCTCCTCAATTATTGACGAGAGGTGGATAGACAGCTATTGAGACACAAGCATTTGGTCAATTGTACCTAAAATATGATATAATATTATTGAAAAATAGAGTGGTGccattttgcaacaaatattggTAGGTGCTTCAAAAAATATATACCATTTTCGACACTCCAAAGGTAGAAaatattttttttgcaaataaaactcATTTTTGAGATCAATTTTTAAAGATATTTGTATTATTCCAGGTTTGTTATTTTTCTGAAAAACAAGTCTCACTTGTGACACGATGCTATGGTTCTTATTTTTTTTTTCTTCTAATTCTATGATGTTATAAAATAGATGACATGATTTAGCATATTATTTAATTGATTACGACCAATTTAGATGGTTATAAAATCGTCAAAGTGTGTAGTACATTGTGATTGGTGGAACCGTTTGTGGCACGGATCGATGAGATGGCAGACATCCTACCATCCATTGCTAGTAATCCAACGTCCATCCATCCGTTCAtgcaaagaaaaggaaaaaaacccACCGCACCAAACCCTACCTCTCTCTCACCTCTCCTCCCTTCCTtccgcccgccgcctccctctctctgtccccgatccagatcggccTCTCCCTCACCCCTCGCGCCGCGCCCTCCTTCCCTCGCGCTGGCACCGGCGGCGCCCTCCTTCCTTTCTGTCACCGGCGGCGCCCTCCTTCCCTCGCGCTGCACCCGAACCTCGCTCTCGCTCCcagctcttcttcctcctccgctgcaGCTAGGGTTTTGTCTCCCCGATCCCCAATCCCCGAAGCTCGGATCCAGCAGCAGCATCAGCGATAGCGGCCGCGAGAGATCCTCTCCAAGGTCAAGCACGTCCAGGCCAAGCCTGCTGGCCGCCCTCGCGGGTGACTGCCTCCGCGGTGACGACGGCGGCCTCGTCGTCCCCGGAGGCCGCGGCGCCCCTCAAGGCCGACCTCCGCCACGTGAGTGATCCGTCGATCTCGTCTCTCCAACAGTTCGGTTCTCGCCGCTTCGATTCCTTCGATTCAACAAGATACTGTGTACCACTTCGGTACGTGCGTGCGTGTGAGCTGACTCTTCTTCTACGTGGTTCGTAGGTGTTCCGGATGCACGCACGAGTTCGACCTGGACAAGCCGCCGGTGCTGCAGGAGGTGGCGGATTTCTTCAGTGGCCACGGAATCGAGGACTTCACCTTCAGCAGGGGTAGGCTGGTGAGTGCAGCTCCCATGAATCTCTAGCAGGAAATGTGTGGGATGATGTGTCTATTTGGTTTCCACTAAATTAGTTTGCATAGCTTCTGGTCACCTGATCCAGTAACGGAGAAGAATTTTAGGTTCAAAATGTTCCCACTTCCTAGTAAATGTTTTAGGTGCATAAGCAATTGATGTGATTAGTTGGTGGATTTGCTTTGTCGCTAAGTCTGAATGTGGGAACCTTGTTTTTAGTCAGAATGGCGTTGCCGGGCAAAGCTAGCGGTACGTGGAACACCAGAGAAACCACTGATTGGCCTGTATCAGGAAGGGACACATACTGTTCAAGATATTCCCGATTGCAGAGGTTAGCTATGAAATTCTGTTAACTGTAAGAGTTACAACAGTTCAGTTCTCGTCATCTCTTACGGCATAGACTTTTCCAGCTTATAGCAAAGAGACGTCCCTGTTTGAGCTGAAGTTTATATCCAAATAGGACGATTGAGATGTCACTTGAGCTACTAGACAGGCAGGATTAGTCTATGCGTGTACTAATTCAGCTACTAGATATAGATAGGAGTGCAGCATGCTTACATTGACTAGTCTGTACGCGTACGTACTACTGTGTCTGGTTGGCGTTGAAGTCAACTTAGAAGACCAACGTTTTTTCTACCTCAGTCAGGAGTATTATGCCTAGACAGAGCATGGTTTCTCAATCAAGTTTCTTGCTGCACACACTACATTCTAAATAGATTTATTAACTTGATCTTAGAGCTATTTATTATGCAGCAATATCACAAAACTGATAGTGATGTGAATTTGTTAAGGGAGGTAGCTGCTTTTATGTGATCAGAGGCATAAACAGTGCAGTTTTAATTTTCCAGTATGTCTTTGAGGTAATAATGTCATGGAAGTCCTTGGTAATACTCATATGAGTGCTTAGTATACTCACATCATGGTCTACACGGTGTCAGTTGTCAACTAGCTGTAACCCATATTAGTGCTTAGTATACTCATGAAAGGGTTATTTCTCCACCTGTAGTTCACGGTTTATGCAGCAGCTGTTCTTCTACCAATCTGTTGCTCGATTGTGTTGCGGATTCATATGATATTGGTGTACACTCAATTTGGTTATTTCTTGCTAGTTCTTCTACTAGTTGCTGTGTAATCCTAGTACTACAGGTGGATCaatctccccctccctctcacccccGTCTCTGTCTCTGCAGGTAGGACAGGAGGAACAGCGACAAGTGACGGGATGAAGCCCGGCCATGGAAACCCACCGCAGCCTTCAAGACCTCGACGGCGGTCGGTGCTATGGTATGAATCCTTCCTCCACTTCAAGACCTCTACGTACGACGGTCAGCAGCACGCGCGCGCATTGCACTCTTCCTCTTGCTCTGTTCTTGGGCTGATGCTGGCAGCGGTGCAGGGGATCCTGATCAACATGCAGTTCCCGGGGCCGCAGATCGACGCCGTCACCAACGACAACATCGTCATCAACGTCTTCAACAACCTGATCTGATATTGTTCTGAGATCCAGTGGCATCTCTATCCTCTTACAACTAATAACATTTTTTAACTTCTTTTGGCCGTGCTTTCGCTTTCACTACAGATCAGATCAGTGGTGAACGAAAGAAACAAGTGCACAAATAGTATCAGTGGGCTTGTATTTTTCTTGTGTAGCTGCTCTGCACTTGTTGTAGAGCATAGCTTGCATCAGTATTTTTACCTATTTTTGACCTCTCATTCTGAAATACATCTAGCAGGTGCGGCTAGTACTCTATTATTCTCCTACATATAGATATATATGCATCTAAAAGGGCAAGTACTTGGATGACCTTGACAACATCATACTGATTGTAATACATTTGCATAAGACTCTGTATTCGAAGACTTCTCGCAATTTATCATGCAATTCTAAACAATAGCATATGTCTATCTACCCTGCT
This sequence is a window from Aegilops tauschii subsp. strangulata cultivar AL8/78 chromosome 7, Aet v6.0, whole genome shotgun sequence. Protein-coding genes within it:
- the LOC109731994 gene encoding uncharacterized protein; the encoded protein is MEKGKHRASKLDAASADSAGGGPSADSSQSNSISAASAVSAASAISAASAVSAASADFGGGGPSVESSSASVSSAASADSAASATGFVSPIPNPRSSDPAAASAIAAARDPLQGQARPGQACWPPSRVTASAVTTAASSSPEAAAPLKADLRHVSDPSISSLQQCSGCTHEFDLDKPPVLQEVADFFSGHGIEDFTFSRGRLSEWRCRAKLAVRGTPEKPLIGLYQEGTHTVQDIPDCRGRTGGTATSDGMKPGHGNPPQPSRPRRRSVLWTTTGTSTAMMKPAHGRARWNNSASVWCSRVGPLQCIRNSACCCPLSHHLNYYSSRSILYAVHFLATQHVC